One Leptolyngbya sp. NIES-2104 genomic window carries:
- a CDS encoding vitamin K epoxide reductase family protein, whose translation PYATVFGLPLALYGFLAYVSMIGFAISPLLVNPEKDKTLRSKLENWTGLLLFMGATAMVIFSGYLMYLIAFEIKAVCVYCVGSALLSFSLFVLSIVGRDWQDLGQLFFSGIVVAMVVLIGTMGVYAGVKNPEIADRAIPGEAGLPITTSSGAAELALATHLKQVGAKMYGAFWCPHCHDQKQLFGKEAFKQIDYVECDPKGKNPQPDVCQAEGVKGYPTWKVNGQTVSGTQSLEELARLSGYQGARNFQNVKPSPQ comes from the coding sequence TCCCTATGCAACTGTCTTTGGATTACCGTTAGCGTTGTATGGATTTTTAGCTTACGTCAGCATGATCGGGTTTGCGATCTCGCCCTTGCTAGTCAATCCCGAAAAAGATAAAACGTTGCGCTCAAAACTCGAAAACTGGACAGGGTTGCTTCTATTTATGGGTGCAACGGCGATGGTAATTTTTAGCGGCTACTTAATGTATCTGATTGCATTCGAGATCAAAGCCGTTTGCGTTTACTGTGTGGGTTCTGCTTTACTATCATTTAGTTTGTTTGTGTTGTCGATCGTCGGTCGTGATTGGCAAGATCTAGGACAACTCTTTTTCAGTGGAATTGTCGTCGCAATGGTTGTCTTAATTGGAACGATGGGCGTTTATGCAGGAGTGAAGAATCCTGAAATTGCCGATCGTGCCATTCCTGGAGAAGCAGGTTTACCGATTACGACTTCATCGGGTGCGGCTGAACTGGCGTTAGCGACTCATCTCAAACAGGTGGGAGCGAAAATGTATGGCGCATTTTGGTGTCCTCACTGTCATGACCAGAAACAGCTTTTTGGCAAAGAAGCATTTAAACAGATTGATTACGTCGAATGCGATCCGAAAGGGAAAAATCCGCAGCCTGATGTTTGTCAAGCAGAAGGTGTGAAAGGATATCCAACCTGGAAAGTAAATGGTCAGACGGTTTCTGGAACACAATCTTTAGAAGAACTGGCACGGCTGTCAGGCTATCAAGGCGCACGGA